A single Aggregatilinea lenta DNA region contains:
- the feoB gene encoding ferrous iron transport protein B yields the protein MIATSDIRSNTRLFDYGPALEPEIAELQSVIQSSAALSEQYVPRWLAITLLEGDVDLAARVAAVPGGLIVLDHVEQIAARVAATYGEDVDTLIADRRYAFVGDLVGRAVARPAGDGITHSDQVDRVATHPWLGVPIFLILMWVVFQMTANVSSYYVDWIDGVIAGPISTWALAVLDTLGLGGSWVESLLVDGVIAGAGGMLVFVPVLLFLYFFLAVLEDSGYMARAAFVMDRFMQRLGLQGKSFIPLLVGFGCSVPGIYATRTLEDRRDRILTGMLVPFMSCAARLPVYVLIGTAFFGANSGNLVFAMYLVGIAVAVLSGFLLRSTILKSSEPQYFVMELPPYRRPSMKTVFRQVRARTGAFVQAVWTVLMAASIIVWLLLNVPYHDGQPPALEDSLFGGVSRTIAPVFKPAGFGNWEASGALVTGLLAKEIVVSTLGQIYATGGGEEEAAAPTTFVDDARDIVTSFGTATLDTAKATVSLVPGVNLMGAAEEEDNSALEVALQGHFSALTAVAFSVFVLLYTPCMAAIAAFRHEFGNRWMWINVGYMLLVAWLGATLTYQVGSLLGLG from the coding sequence ATGATTGCGACCTCTGACATTCGTTCGAACACCCGGCTGTTTGATTATGGCCCCGCCCTGGAACCCGAAATCGCCGAGCTGCAATCGGTGATCCAGTCCAGCGCCGCGCTGTCCGAGCAGTACGTCCCGCGCTGGCTGGCGATTACGCTGCTGGAAGGCGACGTCGACCTCGCGGCGCGCGTCGCCGCCGTACCCGGCGGACTGATCGTGCTCGACCATGTCGAGCAAATCGCGGCGCGTGTGGCGGCAACCTACGGTGAGGACGTCGACACGCTGATCGCGGACCGGCGCTACGCGTTCGTCGGCGATCTGGTGGGCCGGGCGGTTGCGCGGCCCGCGGGCGACGGCATCACCCATTCCGATCAGGTGGACCGCGTCGCGACGCATCCGTGGCTGGGCGTGCCGATCTTTCTGATCCTGATGTGGGTCGTCTTCCAGATGACCGCCAACGTGTCCAGCTACTACGTGGACTGGATCGACGGCGTGATCGCCGGGCCGATCTCGACCTGGGCGCTGGCCGTGCTGGACACGCTCGGCCTGGGCGGCTCGTGGGTCGAGTCGCTTCTGGTGGACGGCGTCATCGCGGGAGCGGGCGGTATGCTGGTCTTCGTGCCGGTGCTGCTGTTCCTCTATTTCTTCCTGGCCGTACTCGAAGATTCCGGTTACATGGCGCGTGCCGCCTTCGTCATGGACCGCTTTATGCAGCGCCTGGGCCTGCAAGGTAAGAGCTTCATCCCGCTGCTGGTCGGCTTCGGCTGCTCGGTGCCCGGCATCTACGCCACGCGCACCCTGGAAGATCGGCGCGACCGCATCCTGACCGGCATGCTGGTGCCGTTCATGAGCTGTGCGGCACGCCTGCCCGTCTACGTGCTGATCGGCACGGCGTTTTTCGGCGCGAACAGCGGCAACCTCGTCTTCGCCATGTATCTCGTCGGCATCGCGGTCGCGGTGCTGTCCGGCTTCCTGCTGCGCAGCACCATTTTGAAGTCGAGCGAGCCGCAGTACTTCGTCATGGAGCTGCCACCCTACCGCCGCCCCTCGATGAAGACCGTCTTCCGGCAGGTGCGCGCCCGTACCGGGGCGTTCGTGCAGGCCGTGTGGACGGTGCTAATGGCCGCCTCGATCATCGTCTGGCTGCTGCTGAACGTACCCTACCACGACGGCCAGCCGCCCGCGCTGGAAGACAGTCTATTCGGCGGCGTGAGCCGTACCATCGCCCCGGTGTTCAAGCCTGCCGGGTTCGGCAACTGGGAAGCATCCGGCGCGCTGGTAACGGGGCTGCTCGCCAAGGAAATCGTGGTCAGCACGCTGGGCCAGATCTACGCGACCGGCGGCGGCGAGGAAGAAGCCGCTGCACCGACGACCTTCGTCGACGACGCGCGCGACATCGTGACCAGCTTCGGCACGGCCACGCTCGACACGGCCAAAGCCACGGTCAGCTTGGTGCCCGGCGTCAACCTGATGGGTGCGGCGGAAGAAGAGGACAACTCCGCGCTGGAAGTCGCGCTGCAGGGCCATTTCTCGGCGCTGACTGCCGTCGCCTTCTCCGTCTTCGTCCTGCTCTACACGCCCTGCATGGCCGCGATTGCCGCTTTCCGCCACGAATTCGGTAACCGCTGGATGTGGATCAACGTCGGCTACATGCTGCTGGTGGCGTGGCTCGGCGCAACGCTCACGTATCAGGTGGGCAGCCTGCTGGGGCTGGGGTAG
- a CDS encoding FeoB small GTPase domain-containing protein: protein MTPGTTVALVGNPNAGKSTIFNALTGEHQHVGNWPGKTVERKEGKFTAGGMTLNVVDLPGTYSLTAFSMEEKITRDFLLQGQPDAVVAVADAANLERNLYIVVQMLELGVPLVVALNMADIAESRGLKIDTDRLAAGLNVPVIRTIATRGEGLEELKQAVAQAIQNGVHHPHRPLTTGVEFKNDAPRCPNCG from the coding sequence ATGACTCCAGGTACCACCGTGGCGTTGGTAGGTAACCCCAACGCAGGCAAAAGCACCATCTTTAACGCGCTGACCGGCGAGCACCAGCACGTCGGCAACTGGCCGGGCAAAACCGTCGAGCGTAAGGAAGGCAAGTTCACTGCCGGTGGCATGACGCTCAACGTGGTTGATCTACCCGGTACGTACAGCCTGACCGCCTTCTCGATGGAAGAAAAAATCACGCGCGACTTTTTGCTGCAGGGCCAGCCGGACGCCGTCGTCGCGGTGGCGGACGCGGCCAATCTGGAGCGCAACCTGTACATCGTCGTGCAGATGCTGGAACTCGGCGTGCCGCTGGTCGTCGCGCTGAACATGGCCGACATAGCCGAATCGCGCGGGCTGAAGATCGATACCGACCGGCTGGCAGCGGGTCTGAACGTGCCCGTCATCCGCACGATTGCCACGCGCGGCGAGGGCCTCGAAGAACTGAAGCAGGCCGTCGCCCAGGCGATTCAGAATGGCGTGCACCATCCTCACCGCCCCCTTACCACTGGAGTCGAGTTTAAAAATGACGCGCCCCGCTGCCCGAACTGCGGCTGA
- a CDS encoding M3 family oligoendopeptidase, producing MEAEPQTKLTGAENVAWDLSDLYASPDDPAIERDIEQINQRAEAFGAEFRGKVASLDPEELYEAIHEYEAIDEESSKAAYYAHLLWSTDTNNPKYGALNQRMTEWGAQLSQKLVFFELEWTNAPEDYAAKMIENPTLQHYRHWMETTRRYQPHRLTEPEEKILAEKAVTGSEAWVRFFSEFMGAMRYPLDGQQLSQSQILAKLYEPDRELRRHAAAAFTDVLREKLPTLTYIFNTLAADKASNDRLRHYPTWISARNLSNEVSDDVVDALIETVTSNYGIVARYYKLKGQLLGLDTLYDYDRYAPLPAAEGSYSWDEARSVVLNGYQRFSPAMAEVAGRFFNDNWIDAALRPGKRSGAFSAQTVPSVHPYILMNYTGAARDVMTLAHELGHGIHQYMYREQGMLQGHPPLTTAEMASVFGEMLIFTDMMQREDDPRVRLAMLAHKIEDTFATVFRQVSMNRFEHGLHNARRDEGELTSDRINEIWMGTQRAMFEGSVEMTDDYGVWWSYVPHFLHTPGYVYAYAFGELLVLALFARYRQEGADFVPRYLDVLRMGGSDWPEKVLAPMGVDLTDPTFWQEGIREIDALVAQAEQLINEIG from the coding sequence ATGGAAGCTGAACCCCAAACGAAGCTGACCGGAGCGGAAAACGTCGCGTGGGACCTGAGCGATCTGTATGCCAGTCCCGACGATCCGGCTATCGAACGGGACATCGAGCAGATCAACCAGCGCGCCGAGGCGTTCGGCGCTGAATTTCGCGGCAAGGTCGCATCGCTCGATCCTGAAGAACTGTACGAGGCCATCCACGAGTACGAAGCGATCGATGAAGAATCGAGCAAGGCGGCCTATTACGCGCATTTGCTGTGGTCCACCGATACAAACAATCCGAAGTACGGCGCGCTCAACCAGCGTATGACCGAATGGGGCGCGCAGCTCAGCCAGAAGCTGGTGTTCTTCGAATTGGAATGGACCAACGCGCCGGAAGACTACGCCGCGAAGATGATCGAGAACCCGACGCTGCAGCACTACCGTCACTGGATGGAGACGACGCGCCGTTACCAGCCGCACCGCCTGACCGAGCCGGAAGAAAAGATCCTGGCGGAAAAGGCCGTGACCGGCAGCGAAGCGTGGGTGCGCTTCTTCAGCGAGTTCATGGGCGCGATGCGCTATCCGCTGGACGGCCAGCAGCTCAGCCAGTCGCAGATCCTCGCCAAGCTCTACGAGCCGGACCGCGAGCTGCGCCGGCACGCGGCGGCGGCGTTCACCGACGTGCTGCGCGAAAAGCTGCCCACCCTGACCTATATCTTCAATACGCTGGCGGCGGACAAAGCCTCCAACGACCGTCTGCGCCACTATCCGACCTGGATCTCCGCGCGCAACCTGTCTAACGAGGTCAGCGACGACGTGGTGGATGCGCTGATCGAGACGGTCACGTCCAATTACGGCATCGTCGCACGCTACTATAAGCTCAAGGGCCAGCTGCTGGGCCTGGATACGCTCTACGACTACGACCGCTACGCCCCCCTGCCCGCCGCCGAAGGCAGTTATTCGTGGGACGAGGCGCGCAGCGTGGTGCTCAACGGCTACCAGCGCTTCAGCCCGGCAATGGCCGAGGTCGCGGGGCGCTTCTTCAACGACAACTGGATCGATGCGGCGCTGCGGCCCGGCAAGCGCAGCGGCGCGTTCTCCGCGCAGACGGTGCCGTCGGTGCACCCGTACATCCTGATGAACTATACCGGCGCGGCCCGCGACGTCATGACGCTGGCGCACGAGCTGGGGCACGGCATTCACCAGTACATGTACCGCGAGCAGGGCATGCTGCAGGGCCATCCCCCGCTGACCACCGCCGAGATGGCGTCGGTGTTTGGGGAAATGCTGATCTTCACCGACATGATGCAGCGCGAGGACGATCCGCGCGTGCGGCTGGCGATGCTGGCGCACAAGATCGAGGACACGTTCGCCACGGTGTTCCGCCAAGTGTCCATGAACCGCTTCGAGCACGGCCTGCACAACGCGCGCCGCGACGAGGGCGAGCTGACCAGCGACCGCATCAACGAGATCTGGATGGGCACGCAGCGCGCCATGTTCGAGGGCAGCGTGGAAATGACCGACGATTACGGCGTGTGGTGGAGCTACGTGCCGCACTTCCTGCATACGCCCGGCTATGTCTACGCCTACGCGTTCGGGGAGCTGCTGGTGCTGGCGCTGTTCGCGCGCTATCGCCAGGAAGGGGCGGACTTCGTGCCGCGCTACCTCGACGTGCTGCGCATGGGCGGATCGGACTGGCCGGAAAAGGTGCTCGCGCCGATGGGCGTGGACCTGACCGATCCGACCTTCTGGCAGGAAGGTATCCGCGAGATCGATGCGCTGGTGGCGCAGGCGGAGCAGCTTATAAACGAGATCGGGTAA
- a CDS encoding GNAT family N-acetyltransferase: MDWQDRYQPRREPDPVLRLMTPDDVPAAGEILRSVGWTPDDRRWQRILDWEPDGCFALDEPGRGVIGTVSTTTYGTALGWIGMMVIAADRQRRGYGRQLMRAALDYLIARGTERIMLDASDKGRPLYESLNFRTLYKFNRWEGRASTYLGPRARRLEPEDVEPVIALDTQLYGIPRPHILTRLLDDFPDTAWVDETREGLQGFLLAREVAGGAYLGPWMARSAESAERLLRMALEQYQGQTVSMNVADINGRAMQIAERHNLRRETGPIRMIYGDAFPVQGEPLAELSITSYATG; the protein is encoded by the coding sequence ATGGACTGGCAGGATCGTTACCAACCCCGGCGCGAGCCGGACCCCGTGCTGCGACTCATGACCCCGGACGACGTCCCTGCTGCGGGCGAGATCCTGCGCAGCGTCGGCTGGACGCCGGACGACCGCCGCTGGCAGCGCATTCTGGACTGGGAGCCGGACGGCTGCTTCGCCCTGGACGAGCCGGGTCGCGGCGTCATCGGCACGGTGAGCACCACGACCTACGGCACGGCGCTGGGTTGGATCGGCATGATGGTCATCGCGGCGGACCGCCAGCGGCGCGGCTATGGCCGCCAGCTTATGCGCGCCGCGCTGGATTACCTGATCGCGCGCGGCACGGAGCGCATCATGCTCGACGCCAGCGACAAGGGTCGCCCCCTGTACGAGAGCCTGAATTTCCGCACGCTGTACAAGTTCAATCGCTGGGAAGGCCGCGCCAGCACCTATCTCGGGCCGCGCGCGCGTCGCCTGGAGCCGGAGGACGTCGAGCCGGTGATCGCACTCGACACGCAGCTCTATGGCATCCCGCGCCCGCATATCCTGACCAGGCTGCTGGACGATTTTCCTGACACGGCATGGGTGGACGAGACGCGCGAGGGATTGCAGGGCTTTCTGCTGGCGCGGGAGGTCGCAGGCGGCGCTTACCTGGGGCCGTGGATGGCACGCTCGGCGGAATCGGCGGAGCGGCTGCTGCGTATGGCGCTGGAGCAATACCAGGGCCAGACGGTGTCGATGAACGTCGCGGACATCAACGGGCGCGCGATGCAGATCGCGGAGCGGCACAACTTGCGGCGCGAAACCGGTCCCATTCGCATGATCTATGGGGATGCGTTCCCGGTCCAGGGGGAGCCGCTGGCGGAGCTGTCGATCACGTCCTACGCGACGGGCTGA
- the tpx gene encoding thiol peroxidase: MGSARPGMRVGANEHPITGDMLQVGDTAPNFVLAGIGMVEKSLSDYGSKIKILSVVPSIDTSVCAAQTRRFEAEGIELGADNIVILTISADLPYALRRWSEDAGTSRIEYLSTHRDMQFSKDYGVYDEMWRINQRALFVLDGDNSVRYAEYVPVMSDEVNFDAALDVVRSLL, encoded by the coding sequence ATGGGATCGGCTCGTCCGGGAATGCGTGTTGGTGCCAACGAACATCCCATCACCGGGGATATGTTGCAAGTAGGCGACACAGCCCCCAATTTTGTGCTGGCCGGGATCGGGATGGTGGAAAAATCCCTGTCCGATTACGGCAGCAAGATCAAGATCCTCAGCGTCGTGCCGTCGATCGACACCAGCGTGTGCGCAGCACAGACCCGCCGCTTCGAGGCGGAAGGGATCGAGCTGGGCGCCGATAACATCGTGATCCTGACCATCAGCGCGGACCTGCCCTACGCGCTGCGCCGCTGGTCGGAAGATGCTGGCACGTCGCGCATCGAATACCTCTCGACACACCGCGACATGCAGTTTTCCAAAGACTATGGCGTGTACGACGAAATGTGGCGCATCAACCAGCGGGCGCTGTTCGTGCTCGACGGCGACAACAGCGTGCGCTACGCCGAGTACGTACCAGTCATGAGCGACGAAGTGAACTTCGACGCGGCGCTGGATGTGGTCCGGTCGCTCCTGTAG
- a CDS encoding protein kinase domain-containing protein: MLGRKLNDRYEVQALVGEGATAAVYRGLDLRLQRTVGIKLLLPYVDSTTRQRFQREAFSAAQLNHPNIMGIYDVGEENEQSYLIVEYVEGEPLYSFIPSPPQIVAEYGRQICLALDYAHQRNVIHRDIKPANIHITPSGQVKIMDFGLAITPDSKRLTAMGRIIGTPAYLSPEQAQGLTLDTRTDLYSLGIVLYELATGVLPFDADDIGVLLLQQVKKTPKPPSELAPEIPPNLEAVILKALQKEPQNRFATAGEMAAALLAVLERDANMRSTVQPAVQATAPEPPSAPEEGRASPIRVALADDHRILRTSLAMFLDVNDDITIVGEADNGEQALEVVRDQLPDVLLLDLNMPGAGGLDILPQIRATWPDVKVLVLTGRDEDVYIMRALRAGAHGYVLKTIGEDALVEAVRDVAQGNLVLGRGVAERVVQGFVGRSEVTSNVLSTLEHAILTGVAAGQTNDEIAERLKLDPQIVAGELLELLERLGTASRTEAALIALRRGWVALEDLHNIS, from the coding sequence ATGCTCGGACGTAAGCTGAACGATCGTTACGAAGTTCAGGCGCTGGTCGGCGAAGGTGCGACCGCCGCCGTATACAGGGGCCTGGACCTGCGCTTGCAGCGCACGGTGGGCATCAAGCTGCTGCTGCCCTACGTGGACAGCACCACGCGCCAGCGCTTCCAGCGTGAGGCGTTTTCGGCGGCGCAGCTCAATCATCCCAACATCATGGGCATTTATGATGTCGGGGAAGAGAACGAGCAGAGCTACCTCATCGTCGAGTACGTCGAGGGCGAGCCGCTATACTCGTTCATCCCCTCGCCGCCGCAGATCGTCGCGGAATACGGGCGGCAGATCTGCCTCGCGCTCGACTACGCGCACCAGAGAAACGTGATCCATCGCGACATCAAGCCCGCCAACATTCACATCACGCCGTCCGGGCAGGTCAAGATCATGGACTTCGGGCTGGCGATCACGCCTGACAGCAAACGCCTGACCGCGATGGGGCGCATCATCGGCACGCCCGCCTACCTCTCGCCGGAGCAGGCGCAGGGCCTCACGCTCGACACGCGCACCGACCTGTATTCGTTGGGCATCGTGTTGTATGAGCTGGCGACGGGCGTGCTGCCCTTCGACGCGGACGACATCGGTGTGCTGCTGCTACAGCAGGTCAAGAAGACGCCCAAGCCGCCGAGCGAGCTGGCACCCGAAATCCCGCCCAACCTGGAAGCAGTGATTCTCAAGGCGCTGCAAAAGGAGCCGCAGAATCGCTTCGCCACGGCGGGCGAGATGGCGGCAGCGCTCCTGGCCGTCCTGGAGAGGGACGCCAACATGCGCTCGACCGTGCAGCCTGCGGTCCAGGCGACCGCACCGGAACCGCCATCCGCTCCCGAAGAAGGCCGTGCCAGCCCGATCCGCGTGGCACTGGCCGACGATCACCGCATCCTGCGCACCAGCCTGGCGATGTTCCTCGACGTGAACGACGACATCACCATCGTGGGCGAGGCGGACAATGGCGAGCAGGCGCTGGAGGTCGTGCGGGACCAACTGCCGGACGTGCTGCTGCTCGACCTGAACATGCCCGGCGCGGGCGGATTGGACATTCTGCCACAGATTCGCGCGACGTGGCCGGATGTCAAGGTGCTGGTGCTGACCGGGCGCGACGAAGACGTCTACATCATGCGGGCGCTGCGCGCCGGGGCGCATGGGTACGTGCTGAAGACCATCGGCGAGGACGCGTTGGTGGAGGCTGTGCGCGACGTAGCGCAGGGCAACCTGGTGCTGGGGCGCGGCGTGGCCGAGCGCGTGGTACAGGGCTTCGTGGGCCGCTCTGAGGTGACCTCGAACGTGCTGAGCACGCTGGAACACGCGATTCTGACCGGGGTCGCCGCCGGGCAGACGAACGACGAGATCGCAGAGCGGCTGAAGCTCGATCCGCAGATCGTCGCCGGAGAACTGCTGGAGTTGCTGGAGCGCCTGGGCACGGCTTCGCGCACGGAAGCGGCCTTGATCGCGCTGCGCCGGGGCTGGGTCGCGCTTGAGGATTTGCACAACATTAGCTGA
- a CDS encoding FeoA family protein, with product MAKPTLPPEPRLASKAPIDVELVEQPSYAPRARALEQCVPDVDCKDCPNQEAGGPVLPLCLVKAGKRAVVDRVYEGQRFRKRLADLGLATGMELHVLRASYGSGPMIVAIRNDARLALGWGMANKIHVRLVE from the coding sequence ATGGCTAAGCCCACCCTTCCACCCGAACCCCGCCTCGCTTCCAAAGCGCCAATTGACGTCGAGCTGGTCGAGCAGCCGTCCTATGCGCCGCGCGCGCGTGCCCTTGAGCAGTGCGTGCCGGACGTAGACTGCAAGGACTGCCCCAACCAGGAGGCCGGCGGCCCGGTGCTGCCGCTGTGCCTGGTCAAGGCCGGTAAGCGGGCTGTCGTTGACCGCGTATACGAGGGTCAGCGTTTTCGCAAGCGGCTGGCCGATCTTGGACTGGCTACCGGGATGGAGCTACACGTGCTTCGCGCTTCTTACGGGTCTGGCCCGATGATTGTAGCTATCAGGAATGATGCGCGCCTGGCGCTCGGCTGGGGCATGGCGAACAAGATCCACGTCCGGTTGGTTGAGTAG
- a CDS encoding arsinothricin resistance N-acetyltransferase ArsN1 family A — MTPDIRIRPAEPRDADAIAAIYNAGIRRRTATFETRPRTGTDILAWLGEPRHPVLVAEQAVEIAGWASAFPYRPRACYAGIAEISIYIAEDWQGRGIGTQLLLAFIDACEVAGLWKLVSRIFVENAASRALCQRCGFREVGIYEKHGQLDGVWRDVVIVERLLPRNLT, encoded by the coding sequence ATGACGCCAGATATCCGCATCCGTCCTGCCGAGCCGCGCGACGCGGACGCCATCGCCGCTATCTATAACGCGGGCATCCGGCGGCGCACGGCCACGTTCGAGACGCGCCCGCGTACCGGGACCGATATCCTGGCGTGGCTGGGTGAGCCGCGCCATCCGGTGCTGGTAGCGGAGCAGGCGGTTGAGATCGCGGGCTGGGCGTCGGCTTTCCCCTACCGCCCACGCGCGTGCTACGCCGGGATCGCGGAGATCTCGATTTACATCGCTGAAGACTGGCAGGGTCGGGGCATCGGCACACAACTCCTCCTGGCGTTTATCGACGCGTGCGAGGTCGCCGGGCTGTGGAAGCTGGTATCGCGCATTTTCGTGGAGAACGCCGCGTCGCGGGCGCTGTGCCAGCGCTGCGGTTTCCGCGAAGTGGGGATTTACGAGAAGCACGGCCAGCTCGACGGCGTCTGGCGTGATGTGGTGATCGTCGAACGCCTGCTGCCGCGCAATCTGACGTGA
- a CDS encoding FeoC-like transcriptional regulator: MTVTLRQVLQAFEQAGSTVRIDALSRQLGIDPGTLDGMIQHWVRKGRIQEVSDALPQDCTSCHGCDVKSGCPFVARMPRRYALAKAPAPPPGPVPVRFFEPMGQR; the protein is encoded by the coding sequence ATGACCGTTACGCTGCGTCAGGTGCTTCAGGCATTCGAGCAGGCCGGGTCCACCGTCCGGATCGACGCTCTCAGCCGCCAGCTTGGGATCGATCCGGGCACGCTGGACGGCATGATCCAGCACTGGGTCCGCAAGGGCCGCATTCAGGAAGTCAGCGACGCGCTGCCGCAGGACTGCACCTCGTGCCACGGCTGCGACGTCAAGAGCGGTTGCCCGTTCGTGGCGCGGATGCCCAGGCGCTACGCGCTGGCAAAAGCGCCAGCGCCGCCGCCCGGTCCGGTTCCGGTCCGGTTCTTCGAACCTATGGGGCAGCGCTAA
- a CDS encoding aldo/keto reductase — protein sequence MYPFDGIEMGLGTWSWGDSWYWGYGRTHTSQDVDEAFQAALDAGIVLFDTAEVYGRGESERLLGRLVKQANQPVRIATKFLPFPWRVQAGSLTKALRASLDRLQVDQVDLYQIHAPLPFRSVETWMDAMADAVEQGLARAVGVSNYNLEQTQRAHLALARRGIPLASNQVEYHLLERGPERSGLLDFCQANGITLIAYSPLGGGLLTGKYTARVAPSSLVRRLRTWRTRRKIGPLVAHLHTIGAAHGKTPAQVALNWVICKGALPIPGAKNARQASQDAGGTGWRLTPDEVAALDRASDALS from the coding sequence ATGTATCCGTTCGACGGGATCGAAATGGGCCTGGGCACATGGTCGTGGGGCGATTCATGGTACTGGGGCTATGGGCGCACGCATACGTCGCAGGACGTTGACGAGGCGTTTCAGGCCGCGCTGGACGCCGGTATCGTGCTGTTCGACACGGCGGAAGTGTACGGGCGGGGCGAATCCGAGCGGCTGCTGGGCCGTCTGGTCAAACAGGCGAACCAACCCGTGCGCATCGCCACGAAGTTCTTGCCCTTCCCGTGGCGCGTGCAGGCGGGCAGCTTGACCAAAGCGCTGCGCGCCAGCCTGGATCGCCTGCAGGTCGATCAGGTCGATCTCTACCAGATCCACGCGCCGCTGCCGTTCCGCTCCGTCGAAACGTGGATGGACGCCATGGCGGACGCGGTCGAGCAGGGGCTGGCGCGCGCCGTCGGCGTCTCGAACTACAACCTGGAACAAACGCAGCGCGCGCATCTGGCATTGGCCCGGCGCGGCATCCCGCTCGCCAGCAATCAGGTGGAATATCACCTGCTTGAGCGCGGGCCGGAGCGCAGCGGGCTGCTCGATTTTTGCCAGGCGAACGGCATCACGCTGATCGCCTACAGTCCGTTGGGCGGCGGGCTGCTCACGGGCAAGTATACGGCCCGCGTCGCGCCGTCGAGCCTTGTGCGCCGCCTGCGGACGTGGCGCACCCGGCGCAAGATCGGCCCGCTGGTCGCGCATCTTCACACCATCGGCGCAGCGCACGGCAAGACGCCCGCACAGGTCGCGCTGAACTGGGTCATTTGCAAGGGCGCTCTGCCCATTCCGGGCGCGAAAAATGCCCGGCAGGCCAGCCAGGACGCCGGGGGAACCGGCTGGCGGCTGACGCCGGACGAGGTCGCCGCGCTGGACCGGGCCAGCGACGCGCTGAGCTAA
- a CDS encoding patatin-like phospholipase family protein — MRRRTLERVRDLRKPEPGRPVLGLALSGGGERGVAHIGMISVLEEHGIRADVVAGTSAGSIAGVLYCAGWDSQQMLAAVRSMNLRQIRRFSWSDRRGILRSEAIEEWVEAMLGPGATFADLDTPLTIVAADLLKGAEILFDDGPLALAVRASCAVPGMFTPYVDVDGRVLVDGGLVNNLPVDIVRQMGATFTIGVDVSHHGLENWPDEPPHNMIDVLSMVYYVLRHNTDLLHNAPDCLVIPTLPSIRMSKVVEYADQLYEAGRDAMLAALPRLMDDLENTPAPRSE; from the coding sequence ATGAGACGGCGCACCCTGGAACGCGTGCGCGATCTACGAAAGCCGGAGCCGGGCCGCCCGGTGTTGGGGTTGGCCCTCAGCGGCGGCGGCGAGCGCGGCGTGGCGCACATCGGCATGATCTCCGTGCTGGAGGAACACGGCATCCGTGCGGACGTGGTTGCCGGAACCAGCGCGGGATCGATTGCCGGGGTGCTGTACTGCGCCGGATGGGACAGCCAGCAAATGCTCGCTGCCGTGCGATCAATGAATCTGCGCCAGATCCGCCGCTTTAGCTGGTCGGACCGGCGCGGCATTTTGCGCAGCGAGGCCATCGAGGAATGGGTCGAGGCGATGCTCGGCCCCGGTGCCACCTTCGCGGACCTCGACACGCCGCTGACCATCGTCGCGGCGGACCTGCTGAAAGGCGCGGAGATCCTGTTCGACGACGGGCCGCTGGCGCTGGCGGTGCGCGCGAGCTGCGCCGTGCCGGGCATGTTCACGCCCTACGTCGACGTGGATGGGCGCGTGCTGGTAGACGGTGGGCTGGTCAACAACCTGCCGGTTGACATCGTGCGGCAGATGGGCGCGACGTTCACCATCGGCGTGGACGTCAGCCATCACGGTCTGGAAAACTGGCCCGACGAACCGCCGCACAACATGATCGACGTGCTGAGCATGGTTTATTACGTGCTGCGCCACAATACCGACCTGCTGCACAACGCGCCGGACTGCCTCGTTATCCCCACGCTGCCGTCAATCCGCATGTCAAAAGTGGTCGAATACGCCGATCAACTGTACGAAGCCGGGCGCGACGCGATGCTGGCAGCGCTGCCCAGGCTGATGGACGATCTGGAAAACACGCCCGCGCCACGCAGCGAGTGA